Proteins from a single region of Haloarchaeobius litoreus:
- a CDS encoding HTH domain-containing protein: protein MSNQIDTRLDTGSLTVELFVCASMYGTYEKQNDIIHRIDRLADRGVVDEFDRYTWARELSPAAEDTWCEFAREKYEEFTRWAELSNRTLEPAFTRRSVSNDFVGEHYEVIQFPILSIAVYAGDRLVRLSPSVDADGVAYTVGDCLSELEQLAEQQVRQPQHVPGP from the coding sequence ATGTCCAACCAAATCGACACCCGGCTCGACACCGGCTCACTCACCGTCGAGCTGTTCGTCTGCGCATCGATGTACGGAACGTACGAGAAACAGAACGACATCATCCATCGGATCGATCGACTCGCCGACCGGGGTGTTGTCGACGAGTTCGACCGGTACACCTGGGCGCGCGAACTCTCACCCGCTGCCGAAGACACCTGGTGTGAGTTCGCTCGCGAGAAGTACGAGGAGTTCACCCGATGGGCCGAGCTGTCCAACCGGACACTCGAGCCCGCGTTCACGAGACGGTCGGTCTCCAACGATTTCGTCGGCGAACACTACGAGGTCATCCAGTTCCCGATACTCTCCATCGCGGTCTACGCGGGGGACAGACTGGTTCGACTTTCCCCGTCCGTCGACGCGGATGGTGTCGCCTACACCGTCGGGGACTGCCTCTCCGAACTCGAACAACTGGCAGAACAGCAGGTCCGCCAACCCCAACACGTTCCCGGACCGTAA
- a CDS encoding Cdc6/Cdc18 family protein: MTQFSETSPIFKREEVLREEHYPDELPERKGEMDDLHMSLAPAARGVGANNVFLHGKAGQGKTAAAQAKLSELQQHAEEESDHLNLTTCYVSCESHDLSTSYKAASRIYQELTGETRPTGYATDVVMDMMFEAMNDIGGTIIIVLDEIDTLGDDDRILYSLPRARAQGYVGDHVFPSIIGISNDLQWRDNLSPKVKSSLYDDSVLFSPYDATQLQQILRRRAAKAFRDTELVPVDGAALPPDADGDSEPAESSTPSQTAPDDDTAEEQQTHDETPVEGPTVSEDSETEELTDEQSDSPLAGTPIQVDNSGQEYIFRSGILTDDVIPLIAALSAQDTGDARQAIKYLRKAGELADKSDEPMVTAEHAREAQALVEREAVVEAMREMTTQAHLALAALTALELSGDAPVRAKPIYGVYKSIASEVDADKLGQRRFKDHLRELDMQGIADGEKVAAGSIGGPAWQYQLQVDTEIAVEVLKDTTRVANINFKTIGDDRSLP, translated from the coding sequence ATGACCCAGTTCTCCGAGACCTCGCCGATCTTCAAACGGGAGGAGGTCCTCCGTGAGGAGCACTACCCGGACGAGCTCCCGGAGCGGAAGGGCGAGATGGACGACCTGCACATGTCCCTCGCACCGGCGGCACGGGGTGTCGGAGCGAACAACGTCTTCCTGCACGGGAAGGCTGGTCAAGGGAAGACCGCGGCCGCACAGGCGAAACTGTCCGAGCTACAGCAGCACGCCGAGGAGGAGTCCGACCATCTGAACCTGACGACCTGTTACGTCTCGTGTGAATCTCACGACCTCTCGACCTCCTACAAGGCTGCATCCCGGATCTACCAGGAGCTCACCGGTGAGACGAGACCGACGGGGTACGCCACGGACGTGGTCATGGACATGATGTTCGAGGCGATGAACGACATCGGCGGCACGATTATCATCGTCCTCGATGAGATCGACACGCTCGGCGACGACGACCGCATCCTCTACAGTCTTCCCCGGGCACGGGCCCAGGGGTACGTCGGCGACCACGTCTTCCCGAGTATCATCGGTATCAGTAACGACCTCCAGTGGCGCGACAACCTCAGCCCGAAGGTGAAGAGTTCGCTGTACGACGACTCCGTGTTGTTCTCGCCGTACGACGCGACCCAGCTCCAGCAGATCCTCCGTCGGCGGGCTGCCAAGGCGTTCCGCGATACGGAGCTCGTTCCCGTCGACGGAGCAGCTCTTCCGCCGGACGCCGACGGTGATAGCGAGCCAGCAGAGTCGTCGACACCGTCACAGACTGCACCGGACGACGATACGGCAGAAGAACAGCAGACTCACGACGAGACACCTGTCGAAGGACCCACCGTCTCGGAGGACTCAGAGACCGAGGAACTGACGGATGAGCAGTCCGACAGCCCGCTGGCGGGGACACCGATCCAGGTCGACAACTCGGGGCAGGAGTACATCTTTCGGAGCGGGATACTCACCGACGACGTCATCCCGCTCATCGCCGCACTGTCTGCACAGGACACCGGCGACGCCCGGCAGGCGATCAAGTACCTCCGGAAGGCGGGCGAGTTGGCCGACAAGAGCGACGAGCCGATGGTCACCGCCGAGCACGCTCGCGAGGCGCAGGCGCTCGTCGAGCGGGAGGCGGTCGTGGAGGCGATGCGGGAGATGACCACGCAGGCACATCTCGCACTCGCGGCCCTCACCGCGCTCGAGCTCTCGGGAGACGCCCCGGTCCGCGCGAAGCCCATCTACGGCGTGTACAAGAGCATCGCTTCGGAGGTCGACGCGGACAAACTCGGGCAGCGCCGGTTCAAGGACCACCTCCGCGAACTGGATATGCAGGGTATCGCCGACGGGGAGAAGGTTGCAGCCGGTTCGATCGGCGGGCCGGCCTGGCAGTACCAGCTTCAGGTGGACACGGAGATCGCCGTCGAGGTGCTGAAGGACACGACGCGCGTGGCGAACATCAACTTCAAGACCATCGGCGACGACCGCTCGCTCCCCTGA
- a CDS encoding universal stress protein yields MYDTVLVPTDGSDHALRAAEHGRYLADLFDATVHVVSVIDETAGTGPFGLAGDDAEAANRLEAEAEAAIDTVVGVMDESFEIQREVLRGTPAEAILGYADDHGIDFLAMGTHGRTGVQRYVTGSVTESVVRHARAPVLTVRSVEESRVEGSYDEVLLPTDGSEEAGGAIEHGLRIAEFADARVHVVNVVDVVGLGASPEYTMPTSVLEDLESAGESATEDIAKRARDTGLEATTTVRHGSPARELLDYTTEFDIDLVAMGTAGRSGIGRFLLGSTTERIMRHADVPVVAVNAGESPTE; encoded by the coding sequence ATGTACGACACAGTCCTCGTTCCGACGGACGGCAGCGACCACGCCCTGCGCGCAGCGGAACACGGTCGGTATCTGGCCGACCTGTTCGACGCGACGGTTCACGTCGTCTCGGTCATCGACGAGACGGCGGGTACCGGGCCGTTTGGTCTGGCGGGCGATGATGCGGAAGCCGCCAACCGACTCGAAGCCGAGGCGGAGGCTGCGATAGACACAGTGGTCGGGGTGATGGACGAGTCGTTCGAGATCCAGCGGGAGGTGCTTCGAGGGACACCGGCCGAGGCGATCCTCGGCTACGCCGACGACCACGGGATAGACTTCCTCGCGATGGGGACCCACGGTCGAACCGGAGTCCAAAGGTACGTCACCGGCAGCGTGACTGAGTCAGTCGTGCGCCACGCGAGGGCACCGGTACTCACGGTTCGGTCGGTCGAGGAGAGCCGTGTCGAGGGCTCGTACGACGAGGTGTTGCTCCCGACCGACGGTAGCGAGGAGGCTGGCGGGGCGATCGAACACGGCCTCAGAATCGCGGAGTTCGCCGACGCACGGGTACACGTCGTGAACGTCGTCGACGTCGTCGGGCTCGGTGCGAGTCCGGAGTACACGATGCCGACCAGCGTGCTCGAGGACCTGGAATCCGCCGGAGAATCGGCGACGGAAGACATCGCGAAGCGGGCGAGAGACACCGGGCTCGAAGCCACGACCACGGTGCGTCATGGCTCACCTGCCAGGGAACTCCTCGACTACACGACGGAGTTCGACATCGACCTCGTCGCGATGGGAACCGCCGGGCGGTCGGGGATCGGGAGGTTCCTCCTCGGAAGCACGACCGAACGAATCATGCGGCACGCGGATGTCCCGGTGGTGGCGGTGAACGCCGGCGAGTCCCCGACTGAATGA
- a CDS encoding haloacid dehalogenase type II: MSLDPSDVTTVTFDSYGTLVDVTAATDALADRVPDPEPVSRLWRSRSLAYTFVANQIDGYVRFYDILRDALEYALLANEVHLDTDERDEILAVYHELEVFEDVVESIERLHDAGVPTFVLSNGDPEMLQSMVEHAAIGDLVVDSISADEVATFKPDATLYRHAAERTGTPVEEILHVTAGWFDVFGAVHAGMQAAWVNRQGRPWEPFGPSPDLHVESLAAVADELVGPK, from the coding sequence ATGTCGCTCGACCCATCCGACGTGACGACGGTCACGTTCGACTCCTACGGAACCCTCGTCGACGTGACCGCGGCAACTGACGCACTGGCCGACCGGGTTCCGGACCCGGAGCCCGTCTCCCGGCTGTGGCGCTCGCGGTCGCTGGCGTACACGTTCGTCGCGAACCAGATCGACGGTTACGTCCGGTTCTACGACATCCTTCGGGATGCACTGGAGTACGCACTCCTCGCGAACGAGGTGCATCTCGACACGGACGAACGGGACGAGATTCTCGCGGTCTACCACGAGCTCGAGGTGTTCGAGGACGTCGTCGAGAGCATCGAGCGCCTGCACGACGCCGGCGTCCCGACGTTCGTGCTCTCGAACGGTGACCCCGAGATGCTGCAGTCGATGGTCGAGCACGCGGCCATCGGGGATCTGGTGGTCGACAGCATCAGTGCCGACGAGGTGGCGACCTTCAAACCGGATGCCACACTGTACCGACACGCTGCCGAACGGACCGGGACACCGGTCGAGGAGATCCTGCACGTGACCGCCGGCTGGTTCGACGTCTTCGGAGCCGTTCACGCCGGAATGCAGGCCGCGTGGGTCAACCGCCAGGGAAGGCCCTGGGAACCGTTCGGGCCGTCGCCGGACCTCCACGTCGAGTCACTCGCTGCTGTCGCGGACGAGCTCGTCGGGCCGAAGTAG
- a CDS encoding FAD-dependent oxidoreductase, with protein sequence MTDPFVIIGGDAAGLSAASKHRRENPDREVIVFEKGRWVSYAACGMPYYVKGEVESLMDMLSLTPEKAAERGIDLRREHEVVGVDTDAGSVTVEGPDGRFEQQYGDLLVATGARAVSEPIEGARLEGAFTIHSMDSAAAVRAFLTDPESPEFAEPDVPYVDTDLVERFLAREPPETAAIVGGGYVGVEMAEAFAAHDLDVHLFQRPDQLLEPFGEAVGDEVAETLREEGVNLHLGEEVERLESDGDGAVGTVRSSVGTVDADLVVVGIGVRPNSGLVANTRVELGVSGAIATNRYGETSVEGVYAAGDCAEMRHTVTGSPDWVPLGLTANRAGRAVGQTVAGDPTPVGAISGTAVVKAFELECGRTGLVDHERAREAGFDPVSETVTAGSRSGYYPGAAETTVTLTADRGTGKLLGGTIVGTDRAAIRIDTVATALENGMTVGELERTDLAYAPPFSPVWDPVLVAAKVLNGTLED encoded by the coding sequence ATGACCGACCCGTTCGTGATTATCGGCGGCGACGCGGCAGGACTGAGCGCGGCCAGCAAACACCGGCGAGAGAACCCCGACCGGGAGGTGATCGTCTTCGAGAAGGGTCGCTGGGTCTCCTACGCCGCCTGCGGAATGCCGTACTACGTGAAGGGAGAGGTGGAGTCGCTGATGGACATGCTGTCGTTGACACCGGAGAAGGCGGCGGAACGGGGTATCGACCTCCGTCGAGAACACGAGGTCGTCGGCGTGGACACCGACGCGGGCAGCGTCACCGTCGAGGGTCCCGACGGACGGTTCGAACAACAGTACGGTGATCTACTGGTGGCGACCGGCGCGCGTGCCGTCTCCGAACCCATCGAAGGTGCCCGACTCGAAGGTGCGTTCACGATCCACAGCATGGACAGCGCGGCGGCAGTACGGGCCTTCCTCACCGACCCCGAGAGCCCCGAGTTCGCGGAGCCGGACGTTCCGTACGTGGACACGGACCTCGTGGAGCGATTCCTGGCGAGAGAGCCCCCGGAGACGGCTGCCATCGTGGGTGGCGGCTACGTGGGCGTGGAGATGGCGGAGGCGTTCGCCGCACACGACCTCGACGTCCACCTGTTCCAGCGGCCGGATCAGCTCCTGGAGCCGTTCGGGGAGGCTGTCGGCGACGAGGTCGCAGAGACGCTCCGAGAGGAGGGCGTGAACCTGCACCTCGGCGAGGAGGTCGAGCGGCTCGAATCCGACGGCGATGGGGCTGTTGGCACGGTCCGTTCGTCCGTCGGGACGGTCGACGCCGACCTGGTCGTCGTCGGTATCGGTGTCCGGCCGAACAGCGGGCTCGTAGCCAACACGCGAGTGGAACTCGGGGTGTCCGGTGCCATCGCGACCAACCGGTACGGCGAGACGAGCGTCGAGGGGGTGTACGCCGCCGGTGACTGTGCGGAGATGCGCCACACCGTCACGGGGAGTCCGGACTGGGTCCCACTGGGCCTGACGGCGAACCGGGCCGGGCGCGCGGTCGGCCAGACCGTCGCCGGCGACCCGACGCCGGTCGGTGCCATCTCGGGCACGGCGGTCGTCAAAGCGTTCGAACTGGAGTGTGGCCGCACGGGGCTGGTCGACCACGAACGCGCTCGCGAGGCGGGGTTCGACCCGGTCTCGGAGACCGTGACCGCGGGCTCGCGGTCGGGCTACTACCCCGGGGCTGCGGAGACGACGGTCACACTGACTGCCGACCGCGGCACCGGCAAGCTCCTCGGCGGAACCATCGTGGGAACGGACCGGGCGGCGATCCGTATCGACACCGTCGCGACGGCACTGGAAAACGGGATGACCGTCGGTGAGCTGGAGCGAACGGACCTCGCGTACGCGCCACCGTTCAGCCCTGTCTGGGACCCCGTCCTCGTCGCGGCGAAGGTACTGAACGGCACGCTCGAGGACTGA
- a CDS encoding winged helix-turn-helix transcriptional regulator, whose product MTDNSVDGDAVDELEVWCAGEDWCPVTTTASLIGRKWHPVIVHRLLEHGPSGFNELKTNVDGISSKVLSDSLENLEEKGLVDRDIVSEKPFRVQYSLTEHGESLEPVIVSMRDWGLEHLTEPSE is encoded by the coding sequence ATGACCGACAACTCCGTGGACGGCGATGCTGTCGACGAGCTCGAGGTCTGGTGTGCCGGCGAGGATTGGTGTCCGGTGACCACGACCGCCTCGCTCATCGGACGGAAGTGGCATCCAGTCATCGTGCACCGGCTCCTCGAGCACGGACCGAGCGGGTTCAACGAGCTCAAGACCAACGTCGACGGGATCTCCTCGAAGGTGCTCTCCGACAGCCTGGAGAACCTCGAGGAGAAGGGGCTGGTGGACCGCGATATCGTCAGCGAGAAACCGTTCCGCGTCCAGTACTCGCTGACCGAACACGGCGAGTCACTCGAGCCGGTGATCGTCTCGATGCGGGACTGGGGGCTCGAACACCTGACCGAACCGTCCGAGTGA